A window of the Streptomyces albireticuli genome harbors these coding sequences:
- a CDS encoding GTP-binding protein: MRGQLPVTVLSGFLGAGKTTLLNHVLSNREGLRVAVIVNDMSEINIDAALVRGGEAALSRTEERLVEMTNGCICCTLRDDLLEEVDRLARENRFDHLLIESSGISEPMPVAATFAFPRDDGATLGDLARLDTMVTVVDAANFLPELEGGDGLAERGLDQYEDDERTVSDLLMDQIEFADVIVLNKLDLVDAESAERLRAALTRLNPPARIVTASHGRVALDDVLGTGLFDLERAQQAPGWVMELNGDHVPETEEYGISSTVFRSDAPFHPGRLWEFVTEGLDSGAYGRILRSKGFFWLAGRPRVTGLWSQAGSVARFEPSGARDADSAQGQELVFIGTGLRVDELRTALADCLVRPGESLPLADPFPVWDTYGIDDACEHEHPALVPQG, from the coding sequence GTGCGCGGACAACTGCCCGTCACGGTCCTCTCCGGCTTCCTCGGCGCCGGCAAGACCACTCTGCTCAACCATGTGCTGAGCAACCGCGAGGGCCTGAGGGTCGCCGTGATCGTCAATGACATGAGTGAGATCAACATCGACGCCGCGCTCGTGCGGGGCGGCGAGGCCGCCCTGTCGCGGACCGAGGAGCGCCTGGTCGAGATGACCAACGGGTGCATCTGCTGCACCCTGCGCGACGACCTGCTGGAGGAAGTCGACCGCCTGGCCCGCGAGAACCGCTTCGACCATCTCCTCATCGAGTCCAGCGGCATCTCCGAACCGATGCCCGTGGCGGCCACCTTCGCCTTCCCCCGCGACGACGGCGCCACTCTGGGCGACCTGGCGCGCCTCGACACCATGGTCACCGTTGTCGACGCCGCCAATTTCCTGCCGGAACTGGAAGGAGGGGACGGGCTCGCCGAGCGCGGGCTCGACCAGTACGAGGACGACGAGCGCACCGTCAGCGACCTGCTGATGGATCAGATCGAATTCGCCGACGTCATCGTGCTCAACAAGCTCGACCTCGTCGACGCGGAGAGCGCCGAGCGGCTGCGCGCCGCCCTCACCCGGCTCAACCCGCCCGCCCGCATCGTGACCGCCTCCCACGGGCGAGTGGCCCTCGACGACGTGCTCGGGACCGGGCTGTTCGACCTGGAGCGTGCGCAGCAGGCCCCGGGCTGGGTCATGGAGCTCAACGGTGACCACGTCCCGGAGACCGAGGAGTACGGAATCTCCAGCACGGTCTTCCGCTCCGACGCCCCGTTCCACCCGGGGCGTCTGTGGGAGTTCGTCACCGAAGGTCTCGACAGCGGGGCCTACGGCCGGATCCTGCGCTCCAAGGGCTTCTTCTGGCTGGCCGGCCGCCCCCGGGTGACCGGCCTGTGGTCGCAGGCCGGCTCCGTCGCCCGATTCGAACCCTCAGGGGCCCGGGACGCGGACAGCGCCCAGGGTCAGGAACTCGTCTTCATCGGCACCGGTCTGCGCGTCGACGAGCTCCGGACCGCTCTGGCCGACTGCCTCGTGCGGCCCGGCGAAAGCCTCCCCCTCGCCGATCCGTTCCCCGTGTGGGACACCTACGGGATCGACGACGCCTGCGAGCACGAGCACCCCGCGCTCGTACCGCAGGGCTGA
- the rpmF gene encoding 50S ribosomal protein L32, translated as MAVPKRKMSRSNTRHRRAQWKAVTPQLVPVTVDGVTHLVPQRLAKAYERGLLHPEG; from the coding sequence ATGGCCGTTCCCAAGCGGAAGATGTCCCGCAGCAACACCCGCCACCGCCGCGCCCAGTGGAAGGCCGTGACGCCGCAGCTCGTGCCGGTCACCGTCGACGGCGTCACCCACCTGGTGCCGCAGCGCCTGGCCAAGGCCTACGAGCGCGGCCTGCTCCACCCCGAAGGCTGA